The following are encoded together in the Pseudomonas sp. IB20 genome:
- the glgX gene encoding glycogen debranching protein GlgX, whose amino-acid sequence MSKPDKTQPTPEHEPSRIREGLPFPLGATWDGLGVNFALFSANATKVELCLFDDSGEVELERIELPEYTDETFHGYLPDAHPGLIYGYRVYGAYDPANGHRFNHNKLLIDPYAKQLVGELKWSEALFGYTIGHPDDDLSFDERDSAPFVPKCKVIDPAHTWGNDQPVRVPWDRTIIYETHLRGISMRHPSVSESVRGTCAGLMEDDVLKHIRQLGVSSVELLPVHAFVNDQHLLQKGMTNYWGYNSIAFFAPDPRYLASGKIAEFKEMVAHLHEAKLEVILDVVYNHTAEGNERGPTLSMRGIDNASYYRLMPNDKRFYINDSGTGNTLDLSHPCVLQMVTDSLRYWATEMHVDGFRFDLATILGRYRDGFDERHSFLVACRQDPVLRQVKMIAEPWDCGPGGYQVGKFPPGWVEWNDRFRDTVRAFWKGDDGQLADFAARMTASGEMFNQRGRRPYSSVNFITAHDGFTLHDLVSYNDKHNEANDENNQDGSNNNLSWNHGVEGPTDDPQINALRLRQMRNFFATLLLAQGTPMLVAGDEFARTQHGNNNAYCQDSEIGWVNWELDDDGKALLKFVKRLIKLRLAYPILRRGRFLVGDYNEDIGVKDVTWLAPDGNEMTTEQWQDSHGRCLGMLMDGRAQETGIRRPGGDATLLLVVNAHHDMVNFRLPPVPEGEFWTCMLDTNDPAVRGQERFDFEHEYAVTGRSLLLFELQHDEV is encoded by the coding sequence ATGAGCAAACCCGATAAAACCCAACCGACGCCGGAACACGAGCCGTCGCGGATTCGTGAAGGTTTGCCCTTCCCCCTAGGCGCCACCTGGGACGGCCTGGGTGTCAACTTTGCGCTGTTCTCAGCCAACGCCACCAAAGTCGAACTGTGCCTGTTTGACGATAGCGGCGAAGTGGAGCTGGAACGTATCGAACTGCCGGAATACACCGACGAAACCTTCCACGGCTACCTGCCCGACGCCCACCCCGGGCTGATTTACGGCTACCGCGTGTACGGTGCGTATGACCCGGCCAATGGTCACCGTTTCAACCACAACAAATTGCTGATCGACCCCTACGCCAAGCAACTGGTGGGCGAACTCAAATGGTCCGAGGCGTTGTTCGGCTACACCATCGGCCACCCCGATGACGACCTCAGTTTCGACGAACGCGACAGCGCACCCTTCGTGCCCAAGTGCAAGGTCATCGACCCGGCGCACACCTGGGGCAACGACCAGCCGGTGCGGGTGCCGTGGGACCGCACGATCATTTATGAAACCCACTTGCGCGGTATCAGCATGCGCCACCCTTCGGTCAGCGAGTCGGTGCGTGGCACCTGCGCAGGGCTGATGGAAGACGACGTGCTCAAGCACATCCGCCAGTTGGGCGTGTCATCGGTCGAACTGCTGCCGGTGCATGCGTTCGTCAACGACCAGCACTTGCTGCAAAAAGGCATGACCAACTACTGGGGCTACAACAGCATTGCCTTCTTTGCGCCAGACCCGCGCTACTTGGCCAGCGGCAAGATCGCCGAGTTCAAGGAGATGGTCGCGCACCTGCACGAGGCCAAGCTTGAGGTGATCCTCGACGTGGTCTACAACCACACCGCCGAAGGCAACGAGCGCGGCCCGACCTTGTCCATGCGTGGCATCGACAACGCCTCGTACTATCGCCTGATGCCCAATGACAAGCGCTTCTACATCAACGATTCCGGCACCGGTAACACCCTCGACCTAAGTCACCCGTGCGTATTGCAAATGGTCACCGACTCGCTGCGGTACTGGGCCACCGAGATGCACGTGGACGGTTTCCGCTTTGACCTGGCGACCATTCTGGGCCGCTACCGCGATGGTTTCGATGAGCGTCACAGCTTCCTCGTGGCCTGCCGTCAGGACCCGGTGCTGCGCCAGGTAAAAATGATCGCCGAGCCGTGGGACTGCGGCCCCGGTGGCTACCAAGTGGGTAAGTTCCCACCGGGCTGGGTGGAGTGGAACGACCGTTTCCGCGACACCGTGCGCGCCTTCTGGAAAGGCGACGACGGCCAGCTGGCAGACTTCGCCGCGCGCATGACCGCCTCGGGCGAGATGTTTAATCAGCGCGGTCGGCGCCCGTACAGCTCGGTGAACTTCATCACCGCCCACGATGGTTTCACCCTGCACGACCTGGTGTCGTACAACGACAAGCACAACGAAGCCAACGACGAAAACAACCAGGACGGCAGCAATAACAACCTGTCCTGGAACCACGGCGTCGAAGGCCCCACCGATGACCCGCAAATCAACGCGCTGCGCCTGCGCCAGATGCGTAACTTTTTCGCCACCCTGCTGCTGGCCCAGGGTACGCCGATGCTGGTGGCCGGTGACGAGTTCGCGCGAACCCAGCACGGCAACAACAACGCCTATTGCCAGGACAGTGAAATCGGCTGGGTCAACTGGGAGCTGGACGACGACGGCAAGGCGCTGCTCAAGTTTGTAAAACGCTTGATCAAGCTGCGCCTGGCCTATCCGATTCTGCGCCGTGGTCGCTTCTTGGTCGGTGACTACAACGAAGACATCGGCGTGAAAGATGTCACCTGGCTGGCGCCGGATGGCAACGAGATGACCACCGAACAGTGGCAAGACAGCCATGGCCGCTGCCTGGGCATGCTGATGGATGGCCGCGCCCAGGAAACCGGAATTCGTCGCCCGGGTGGCGATGCAACGTTGCTGCTGGTGGTCAACGCCCACCACGACATGGTCAATTTCCGCCTGCCGCCGGTGCCCGAGGGTGAATTCTGGACCTGCATGCTCGATACCAACGACCCGGCGGTACGGGGCCAGGAACGGTTTGATTTCGAGCACGAATACGCCGTCACCGGCCGCTCGCTGCTGTTGTTTGAACTGCAACACGACGAGGTGTGA
- a CDS encoding PIG-L deacetylase family protein — translation MKANPIVGQGTPLHQWQTSSHMADLPEISVAQLVPEGHRAVIIAPHPDDEVLGCGGLLQGLAMLGRPIQLISVTDGSASHPGSRRWPVERLSVVRPQESAQALHRLGLPLHSLKWLRAGFADSQVAAREEQLSAFIQRYLKPTDVVFTTWREDGHCDHEAVGRASAKAAKAVGATLYELPVWTWHWATPEDSQVPWHRARKIPLTPEAVARKRHAIHAFASQLEGDPQIGLPPVLAPYVVERLLQPFEVVFV, via the coding sequence ATGAAAGCTAATCCGATCGTCGGCCAAGGTACCCCGCTGCATCAGTGGCAGACGTCGTCGCACATGGCCGATCTGCCCGAAATAAGCGTCGCGCAGTTGGTGCCCGAAGGCCATCGCGCGGTGATCATTGCCCCTCATCCAGACGATGAAGTGCTCGGTTGTGGCGGCCTGTTGCAAGGCTTGGCCATGCTTGGCCGGCCGATTCAGCTGATCTCCGTGACCGACGGCAGCGCCAGTCACCCAGGCTCCAGGCGTTGGCCGGTGGAACGCTTGAGCGTGGTGCGCCCGCAGGAATCGGCCCAGGCCCTGCATCGCCTCGGCTTGCCGCTGCACAGTTTGAAATGGCTGCGCGCGGGCTTCGCCGACAGCCAAGTGGCTGCGCGCGAGGAGCAATTGAGCGCGTTCATCCAGCGTTATCTCAAGCCCACCGACGTGGTGTTCACCACCTGGCGCGAAGACGGTCATTGCGACCACGAAGCCGTCGGCCGCGCCAGTGCCAAAGCCGCCAAGGCGGTGGGCGCGACGTTGTATGAGTTGCCGGTATGGACCTGGCACTGGGCGACGCCCGAAGACAGCCAAGTGCCGTGGCACCGCGCACGCAAGATCCCGCTGACACCCGAGGCGGTGGCGCGCAAACGCCACGCCATCCACGCCTTCGCCAGCCAGCTGGAGGGCGACCCGCAGATCGGCCTTCCGCCCGTGCTCGCACCTTATGTGGTGGAGCGTTTGCTGCAACCTTTTGAAGTGGTGTTTGTATGA
- a CDS encoding SAM-dependent methyltransferase, whose protein sequence is MSVATPYFDQLFDGNDDPWAFRQRWYEQRKRALTLAVLPRPRYASIFEPGCANGELSAELAPRCDRLVCCDTAAAAVALAKTRLLGFPHAQVQQSRLPEQWPAGSFELIVLSELCYYLDAEDLHRLVDRALASLTENGQLLACHWRPTIEGCPQTAEQVHALLQQRLGMPVMVQHHERDFLLDLWSRDGASVASVEGLR, encoded by the coding sequence ATGAGTGTTGCCACGCCGTATTTCGATCAGCTGTTCGACGGCAATGACGATCCCTGGGCGTTTCGACAACGCTGGTACGAGCAGCGCAAACGCGCCTTGACCCTGGCGGTACTGCCCCGGCCACGCTACGCGTCGATCTTCGAACCCGGCTGCGCCAATGGCGAACTGAGTGCTGAACTGGCGCCGCGCTGTGATCGGCTGGTGTGCTGTGACACGGCCGCCGCTGCCGTGGCGCTGGCAAAAACCCGGTTACTGGGCTTTCCCCACGCCCAGGTGCAGCAAAGCCGCCTGCCCGAGCAATGGCCGGCGGGCTCGTTCGAACTGATCGTGTTGAGCGAGCTGTGCTACTACCTCGACGCCGAGGACTTGCATCGCTTGGTTGACCGCGCCCTCGCCTCGTTGACCGAAAACGGGCAACTGCTGGCCTGCCACTGGCGCCCAACCATCGAGGGCTGCCCGCAAACCGCCGAACAAGTGCATGCCCTGTTGCAACAACGGCTGGGCATGCCGGTTATGGTGCAGCATCACGAGCGTGATTTTCTACTCGACCTGTGGAGCCGTGACGGCGCCTCGGTCGCGTCCGTAGAGGGCTTGCGATGA
- a CDS encoding glycosyltransferase: protein MIGILIPVHNEEALLAECLKAALIAASHPGLLGEAVEILAVLDSCSDGSAAIAQAYPVQSLHVQARNVGHVRGVGARHLLNQGARWISCTDADSRVAPDWLVAQLALGVDAVCGTVTVDAWSEGFDPAAQIRYTQAYQARDGHRHIHGANLGVSAGAYVRSGGFEPLACQEDVQLVRNLERCGASIAWSHSPQVITSARLECRAQGGFGDYLKSLMQTT from the coding sequence ATGATCGGCATTCTGATCCCGGTGCATAACGAAGAAGCGCTGCTGGCTGAATGCCTGAAAGCCGCATTGATTGCCGCCAGCCATCCTGGTTTGCTGGGCGAGGCGGTAGAAATTCTGGCGGTGCTCGACAGCTGCAGCGATGGCAGTGCGGCGATTGCCCAGGCATACCCGGTGCAGAGCCTGCACGTGCAAGCACGCAATGTCGGGCATGTACGCGGCGTCGGTGCGCGGCATTTGTTGAATCAAGGCGCGCGCTGGATCTCCTGCACCGACGCCGACAGCCGCGTGGCCCCCGACTGGCTGGTGGCGCAATTGGCGTTGGGTGTCGACGCAGTGTGCGGCACCGTGACCGTGGACGCCTGGAGCGAAGGCTTTGACCCGGCGGCGCAAATTCGCTACACCCAGGCCTACCAGGCCCGCGACGGCCATCGGCATATCCACGGCGCCAACTTGGGCGTGAGTGCCGGTGCCTATGTGCGGTCCGGAGGGTTCGAGCCGTTGGCCTGCCAAGAAGATGTGCAACTGGTGCGTAACTTGGAACGCTGTGGCGCATCGATCGCCTGGAGCCATTCGCCGCAAGTGATCACCAGCGCACGCCTGGAATGCCGTGCCCAAGGCGGCTTCGGCGATTACTTGAAGAGCCTGATGCAGACCACTTAA
- a CDS encoding acyl-CoA dehydrogenase family protein, which yields MALHGFLQGFRSYAHTQALGSALKALQEEGLDQLPLPGSGQTLERFSRLAQVAGHDLRLCKLFEGHTDALAIIAELNSPLPPLGSVWGTWAAEPPTAKVRVQRDGHRLVVDGRKAWCSGAAVVTHGLLTAWDEEDRQQLVAVDMQQPGISVTDEGWNAVGMAATGSVEVVFDDARGIAVGGPGDYLSRPGFWQGGIGIAACWYGGAQRLAEVLREQCAKHPEPHALAHLGAVDSVFNSAACVLRDSAEQIDREPQACARQLAQLARACVEDTVEQVMRHVGRAVGAGPYCKDPHFAQLMADLPVYMRQSHAERDLAALGELAAADSARRWHL from the coding sequence ATGGCGTTGCATGGATTCCTTCAAGGCTTTCGGAGCTATGCGCACACGCAGGCTTTGGGGAGTGCCTTGAAGGCGCTTCAGGAGGAAGGCCTGGACCAGCTGCCGTTGCCCGGCAGCGGCCAGACGCTGGAGCGCTTCAGCCGTTTGGCGCAAGTGGCCGGGCATGATTTGCGCCTGTGCAAGTTGTTCGAAGGCCATACCGATGCCTTGGCGATCATCGCTGAGCTCAACAGCCCCTTGCCGCCTTTGGGCAGCGTTTGGGGCACCTGGGCCGCCGAGCCGCCCACGGCCAAGGTGCGCGTGCAGCGCGACGGCCACCGGTTGGTCGTCGACGGGCGTAAAGCCTGGTGTTCGGGCGCGGCGGTAGTCACCCATGGGCTGCTGACCGCCTGGGACGAAGAGGATCGCCAGCAACTGGTCGCCGTGGACATGCAGCAACCCGGCATCAGCGTGACTGACGAAGGCTGGAATGCCGTGGGTATGGCTGCCACGGGCAGTGTCGAGGTGGTGTTCGACGACGCCCGCGGCATCGCGGTCGGCGGCCCGGGGGATTACTTGTCACGCCCAGGCTTCTGGCAAGGCGGAATCGGCATCGCCGCGTGCTGGTATGGCGGCGCACAACGCCTGGCCGAGGTGCTGCGCGAGCAATGCGCGAAACACCCGGAACCGCATGCGCTCGCCCATTTGGGCGCGGTAGACAGCGTGTTCAACAGCGCCGCTTGTGTGTTACGCGACAGTGCTGAACAGATCGACCGCGAACCCCAGGCCTGTGCGCGACAGCTTGCCCAACTGGCACGTGCCTGCGTCGAAGATACGGTTGAGCAGGTCATGCGCCATGTCGGTCGCGCGGTCGGTGCAGGGCCGTATTGTAAGGACCCGCACTTTGCCCAACTGATGGCCGACTTGCCGGTGTATATGCGCCAAAGTCATGCAGAACGCGACTTGGCGGCGTTGGGCGAGTTGGCCGCTGCAGACTCCGCACGGAGGTGGCATCTATGA
- the malQ gene encoding 4-alpha-glucanotransferase → MSEANLEILASRAGLAVDWIDANGRPQHVKPDALRAVLKGLGHPADTDAEIDASLLELERVQQDKHLPPLMTVDTGEGLDLARYFAADTPCRVSLEGGETLELRLDGDAVLPGIIALGYHQVHIDDQTFTLAVAPIHCYSVAEAVDSQLSRAWGLSAQLYALRRLGDGGFGDTQALEHLARCAAERGADALAISPMHAMFSADTERYSPYSPSSRLFLNSLYASPACILGEREVRNAIEALGLAEELHALEQNTLIDWPAAAKAKQRLLRALYEDFRHGEHPQHADFLSFRQTGGEALENHCRFEAVQAVRAAAGEELDWRHWPEAWRTPQSPALVQFAAEHTDEIGFYAFSQWLIARCLERAQQAARGSGMGVGLIADLAVGADGGGSQAWSRQDELLANLTVGAPPDILNRAGQGWGISAFSPEGLKRHGFRAFIEMLRANFAHAGGLRIDHVMGLQRLWVIPMEASPREGAYLYYPVDDLLRLLALESQRHKAIVLGEDLGTVPDGLREKLIGRSILGMRVLLFEQGHDGQFKPILDWPDNALATTSTHDLPTLNGWWHSRDIEWNIQLGLIDAPTVEQWSEHRLRERQALRQALSQDPQNFVDEIRNDTDHMIDASVRYLGHTRAPLVLLPLEDALGIEEQANLPGTTDTHPNWRRRLPGEAASLLDNAGAARRLELLAVARNQAYERDR, encoded by the coding sequence TTGAGCGAAGCGAACCTGGAAATACTCGCCAGCCGCGCGGGCCTGGCCGTCGATTGGATCGACGCAAACGGCCGCCCGCAACATGTAAAACCCGACGCCCTGCGCGCCGTCCTCAAAGGCCTGGGCCACCCGGCCGATACCGACGCCGAGATCGATGCCAGCCTGCTGGAACTGGAGCGGGTGCAACAAGACAAACACCTGCCACCGCTGATGACCGTCGATACCGGCGAAGGCCTGGACCTGGCGCGCTACTTTGCTGCGGACACGCCGTGCCGGGTCAGCCTGGAAGGCGGCGAAACCCTAGAGCTACGCCTCGACGGCGACGCCGTGCTGCCCGGCATCATTGCCCTGGGCTATCACCAAGTGCACATCGATGACCAGACGTTCACCCTCGCCGTGGCGCCCATCCACTGCTACAGCGTGGCCGAAGCCGTCGACAGCCAACTTTCCCGCGCCTGGGGTTTGAGCGCCCAGCTGTATGCGTTGCGCCGCCTGGGTGACGGCGGGTTTGGCGACACCCAGGCGCTGGAACACCTGGCCCGCTGCGCCGCCGAACGCGGCGCCGATGCCCTGGCGATCAGCCCGATGCACGCGATGTTCAGCGCCGACACCGAGCGCTACAGCCCGTATTCACCCTCCAGCCGCCTGTTCCTCAACAGCTTGTACGCCTCGCCCGCCTGCATCCTTGGCGAGCGCGAAGTGCGCAATGCCATTGAAGCCCTCGGCTTGGCCGAGGAGCTGCACGCACTTGAGCAAAACACCTTGATCGACTGGCCCGCCGCCGCCAAGGCCAAGCAACGCCTGTTACGCGCCTTGTACGAAGACTTCCGCCACGGCGAGCATCCACAACATGCCGACTTCTTGAGCTTCCGCCAGACCGGCGGCGAAGCCCTGGAAAACCACTGCCGCTTTGAAGCCGTGCAGGCCGTTCGCGCTGCTGCCGGTGAAGAACTCGACTGGCGCCACTGGCCCGAGGCCTGGCGCACGCCGCAGAGCCCAGCGCTGGTGCAATTCGCCGCAGAACACACGGATGAAATCGGTTTTTACGCCTTCAGCCAATGGCTGATCGCGCGCTGCCTGGAACGTGCGCAACAAGCCGCGCGTGGCAGCGGCATGGGCGTGGGCTTGATCGCCGACCTGGCCGTAGGCGCCGACGGCGGCGGCAGCCAGGCCTGGAGCCGTCAGGATGAGCTGCTGGCCAACCTCACCGTGGGCGCCCCGCCGGATATCCTCAACCGCGCCGGCCAAGGCTGGGGCATTTCCGCATTTTCCCCGGAAGGCCTCAAACGCCATGGTTTTCGCGCCTTTATCGAGATGCTGCGCGCCAACTTCGCCCATGCCGGCGGCCTGCGTATTGACCATGTGATGGGCCTGCAACGCCTGTGGGTCATCCCCATGGAGGCTTCGCCGCGTGAAGGCGCGTACCTGTATTACCCGGTGGATGACTTGTTGCGGCTGCTGGCATTGGAGTCCCAACGCCATAAGGCAATTGTGCTGGGTGAAGACCTGGGCACCGTGCCCGATGGGCTGCGCGAGAAACTCATCGGCCGTTCGATTCTGGGCATGCGCGTGTTGCTGTTCGAACAAGGCCACGATGGCCAGTTCAAGCCGATCCTCGACTGGCCGGACAATGCCCTGGCGACCACCAGCACCCACGACCTGCCCACCCTCAACGGCTGGTGGCACAGCCGCGACATCGAGTGGAACATCCAACTCGGCCTGATCGACGCACCCACCGTGGAGCAATGGAGCGAGCACCGCCTGCGTGAACGCCAGGCGCTGCGCCAGGCCTTGAGCCAGGACCCGCAGAACTTCGTCGATGAAATCCGCAATGACACCGACCATATGATCGACGCCAGCGTGCGCTACCTGGGCCACACCCGTGCGCCGCTGGTGTTGCTGCCGCTGGAAGATGCGCTGGGTATCGAAGAGCAAGCCAACCTGCCCGGCACCACCGACACCCACCCCAATTGGCGCCGTCGCCTGCCGGGTGAAGCCGCCAGCCTGCTCGACAACGCCGGCGCCGCCCGCCGCCTCGAGCTGTTGGCCGTCGCGCGCAACCAAGCCTATGAGCGTGACCGATGA
- a CDS encoding malto-oligosyltrehalose synthase produces the protein MKALPLRATQRLQFHKGFTLDDAVPLVPYFAQLGISHLYASPLLSARAGSMHGYDVVDPTTVNPELGGEPALRRLVAALREHQMGLILDIVSNHMAVGGADNPWWLDLLEWGRLSPYSEFFDIQWHSPDPLLKGQLLMPFLGSDYGEALQTGTLTLHFDAGHGTFHLEHYEHRFPICPRDYALILGTDALLKPLAERFSALAYQDDAYHEAAWLKQALVERATEGDVLHAIEQRLTAFDGRQPEGFNRLHNLLEQQVYRLASWRTAADDINWRRFFDVNELGGLRVERTAVFEATHGKIFELISEGLVDGLRIDHIDGLADPRGYCRKLRRRVDSLAPERHLPIFVEKILGEGETLREDWKVDGTTGYEFMNQLSLLQHDPEGFAPLAELWTRHSERPAAFIEEAWLARQQILNGSLAGDFESVAQALLQVARDDVMTRDLTLGAIRRALQELIVHFPVYRTYISARGRSERDDVFFLQALAGARSTLSEGDWPVLDHLEKWLGGQPWRDRSVGRERKMLKHACVRFQQLTSPAAAKAVEDTAFYRSAVLLSRNDVGFSTEQFSAPVAEFHAINQQRLQTFPDNLLATATHDHKRGEDTRARLAVLSECAPWYAEQVEHWRTLAAPLRQDANTPSAGDELILYQVLLGSWPLDANPDMQGYQQRLWQWQQKALREAKLQSSWSAPNDAYEQGVEAFLSRLLLSEPGQALRAAIATAAQAIAPAGAVNGLAQSLLRLTVPGVPDLYQGDEFWDFSLVDPDNRRPVDFNARQHALNNPSGIDELLSHWRDGRVKQALIAQVLALRKADPELFRSGRYTPLEVTGTHAEHVVAFCREHQGKRLMVVVPRWPQRLLEKGEQPRIHAQVWGDTRVKLPFADTTQNWKGLFHTGAVTPNKELLISAALGDFPVNVFINPDDQES, from the coding sequence ATGAAAGCACTGCCCCTGCGTGCGACCCAGCGCCTGCAATTTCATAAAGGTTTCACCCTGGATGACGCGGTGCCGTTGGTGCCGTACTTCGCCCAGTTGGGCATCAGCCATCTGTATGCCTCGCCCCTGCTCAGTGCGCGCGCCGGCTCTATGCACGGCTACGACGTGGTCGACCCGACCACCGTCAACCCCGAACTGGGTGGCGAACCGGCTTTGCGTCGCCTGGTCGCCGCGTTGCGTGAGCATCAGATGGGCCTGATCCTCGATATTGTCTCCAACCATATGGCCGTGGGCGGTGCCGATAACCCGTGGTGGCTGGATCTGCTGGAATGGGGCCGTTTGAGCCCCTACAGCGAGTTCTTCGATATCCAGTGGCACTCGCCCGACCCGCTGCTCAAGGGCCAACTGCTGATGCCGTTCCTGGGCAGTGATTACGGCGAAGCCTTGCAAACCGGCACGCTGACGCTGCATTTTGATGCCGGCCACGGCACGTTTCACCTCGAACATTACGAACACCGGTTCCCGATTTGCCCACGCGATTACGCGTTAATCCTCGGCACCGACGCGCTGCTCAAGCCTTTAGCCGAACGCTTCAGTGCCCTTGCTTATCAAGATGACGCCTACCACGAAGCCGCCTGGCTCAAGCAGGCGCTGGTTGAGCGCGCCACCGAAGGCGACGTGCTGCACGCCATCGAACAGCGGCTCACCGCGTTCGACGGGCGCCAACCCGAAGGTTTCAATCGCCTGCATAACCTGCTGGAACAACAGGTCTACCGCCTCGCTAGCTGGCGCACCGCTGCGGACGATATCAACTGGCGGCGTTTCTTCGATGTCAACGAGCTGGGCGGCCTGCGCGTAGAGCGCACCGCCGTGTTCGAAGCCACCCACGGCAAGATTTTCGAGCTGATCAGCGAAGGGTTGGTAGACGGCCTGCGCATCGACCATATCGACGGCCTGGCCGACCCGCGCGGTTACTGCCGCAAGCTGCGGCGTCGAGTGGATTCACTGGCGCCTGAGCGGCATTTGCCGATCTTCGTGGAGAAAATCCTCGGCGAAGGCGAAACCCTGCGCGAAGACTGGAAGGTGGACGGCACCACCGGCTACGAATTCATGAACCAGCTGTCGCTGCTGCAACATGATCCCGAAGGCTTTGCGCCGCTCGCCGAACTGTGGACGCGCCACAGCGAACGCCCCGCCGCCTTTATCGAAGAAGCCTGGCTGGCACGCCAGCAGATCCTCAACGGCTCGTTGGCCGGTGACTTTGAAAGCGTGGCCCAGGCCCTGCTGCAAGTGGCCCGTGACGACGTAATGACCCGTGACCTGACCCTGGGCGCGATCCGCCGCGCCTTGCAGGAATTGATCGTGCACTTCCCGGTGTACCGCACTTACATCAGCGCGCGCGGGCGCAGCGAACGCGATGATGTGTTTTTCCTGCAGGCCCTGGCCGGTGCCCGCAGCACCTTGAGCGAGGGCGACTGGCCAGTGCTCGACCACCTGGAAAAATGGCTCGGCGGCCAACCGTGGCGCGATCGCTCGGTCGGCCGTGAACGCAAGATGCTCAAGCATGCCTGCGTGCGTTTCCAGCAACTGACCTCCCCGGCCGCCGCCAAAGCTGTGGAAGACACCGCGTTCTATCGCTCGGCGGTGCTGCTGTCGCGTAACGACGTGGGCTTCAGCACCGAGCAGTTCAGCGCGCCGGTGGCCGAGTTTCACGCCATCAACCAACAGCGTTTGCAGACCTTTCCCGACAACCTGCTGGCCACTGCCACCCACGACCACAAGCGCGGCGAAGACACCCGCGCACGCTTGGCGGTACTCAGCGAGTGTGCGCCGTGGTACGCCGAACAGGTCGAGCACTGGCGCACCCTCGCCGCCCCGTTGCGCCAGGACGCCAACACGCCGTCAGCCGGTGATGAGCTGATCCTTTACCAAGTGCTGCTCGGCAGTTGGCCGTTGGACGCGAACCCGGATATGCAGGGCTATCAACAACGCCTCTGGCAATGGCAGCAAAAAGCCCTGCGCGAAGCCAAGTTGCAAAGCAGCTGGAGCGCACCCAACGACGCCTATGAACAAGGCGTCGAGGCCTTCCTGTCGCGGCTGTTGCTCAGCGAACCGGGCCAGGCGCTGCGCGCTGCCATCGCCACTGCCGCCCAGGCCATCGCCCCGGCCGGTGCGGTAAACGGCCTGGCGCAATCCTTGCTTCGTCTCACCGTGCCGGGTGTGCCGGACCTGTACCAGGGCGATGAGTTCTGGGACTTCAGCCTGGTGGACCCGGACAACCGCCGCCCAGTGGATTTCAACGCACGGCAACACGCGTTGAACAATCCATCGGGCATCGACGAACTGTTGTCCCACTGGCGCGACGGGCGTGTCAAACAGGCGCTGATTGCGCAGGTGTTAGCCTTGCGCAAGGCTGATCCCGAGCTCTTTCGCAGCGGGCGCTACACACCGCTGGAGGTCACCGGCACACACGCTGAACACGTCGTCGCATTCTGTCGCGAACATCAAGGCAAACGCCTGATGGTGGTGGTGCCACGTTGGCCCCAGCGCCTGCTGGAAAAGGGTGAGCAGCCCCGCATCCATGCGCAGGTTTGGGGCGATACACGGGTGAAATTGCCGTTCGCCGACACAACACAAAACTGGAAGGGACTTTTTCATACAGGCGCAGTCACACCAAACAAGGAGCTGTTAATCAGCGCTGCCCTGGGGGATTTCCCGGTCAATGTCTTTATTAATCCTGATGATCAAGAAAGCTGA
- a CDS encoding DUF2934 domain-containing protein yields MSTEDKRIRELAHQIWESEGKPHGEDARHWEMARKLAEAEALTPSKPKAGAKPKTAPKPAPKAKPTKPPAPAPSTPAAPVAKKPPAPKKPKP; encoded by the coding sequence ATGAGTACTGAAGACAAACGCATACGCGAGTTGGCGCATCAGATCTGGGAATCAGAAGGCAAACCCCACGGTGAAGATGCACGCCACTGGGAGATGGCCCGCAAGCTGGCCGAAGCCGAAGCCCTGACCCCGAGCAAGCCCAAGGCTGGCGCCAAGCCGAAAACCGCGCCTAAGCCTGCGCCCAAAGCCAAGCCAACCAAACCACCGGCACCGGCCCCCAGCACACCGGCAGCGCCTGTGGCGAAAAAGCCGCCCGCGCCAAAAAAACCTAAGCCTTAA